Below is a window of Ornithodoros turicata isolate Travis chromosome 7, ASM3712646v1, whole genome shotgun sequence DNA.
acccattccattcctttagttccaccaataaaagaaaagggaccggtaatCGTATTATTGGCAAGCCCAGCAGTGTTAGAGGAGactgacattacccagcacggaaaaagcacactcttgaccgtgtgcaggtgcggtgcgtgTATGCAAAGGGCGCAAGGGCAGAAACCAGcgggttgaaaccaaaactaccaCCGAGGCACcaagaccattccattcccattccattcctgcgaaaaatGCCCAATTACATTCCCATTTCATTCCTATAGGACAGTttctgccattccattccattccactCCGGGGTCCGCTAAATTTGAAATAATCCCGGATTCATTCCAACTCcagagtggcaactccgcaaccctgattgACAGTAGATTACTCTTGAGTTTTATACTACAGCTGTATACTACAGCAGTTGTATACAGCATTTATGTCACAACTGCCCATGCGAAGCCTACAAGGACTACTTACGGTCACAGTCTTGAACATTGCGGGTGAACACTGTCAACCATGTTCACTCGCTTGGGGTGCATGATGGCTTTCGTGTTCACTTTTTGGGTCTTGAAGATCACGTTTTgaatcagggtgtcggagcgaaccgaaaaccggaaccgaaaaccgaaaaaaaaaaccgctattttgatgcgaaccggaacggaatcgaaaccgtatacgtttttttcgctcaggagggaaaccgaaaaatatatttaacggttttcggtcaaagaaaaaacttcgccggtttggactacggataggcgaatgaaacagacgtcgtgtgctctgaagtcatgtcatggatactatacgagggttacggttacggtgcaatgtatgtcggtatactatgacccttaggctccctttgtaatggtttatcgttcgcgcacgcacacacacttaGAGGTagatgtgactctctagcaatgtgccgtagtgttcgttttaatttgatccccgaaACTcccctcaactaaacagcgacccaagggggctgcataacggcttctttatcgctattgtcgcgcaacgcgtcccttgtttgagagcagctaagttgaatacatttacgtatacgcgaggcaagcccgtgcgaagtggcaactcttttgtggacaggacacgaagaaaataaaacggagccgtcgagcgcgtttgtgagagagggtgttcctcgatttgcgtcgtactcgttcggtggtgcttgctggctatacagtagcaacagacattcggatgggacgcgatcgctccaacccagcaagaaagtactttacgtatgacatcacgacaaacaagtccgtttgtagcatgcgcttcaagaaaggagaaagcccactTGAACAGACAGTAGcgtacaggaaccaggagctaccaatttcacagctgcctattaatattaaataccatgtatgcggaataaacgggtttacattttgtaacgttgattttttatttgtggggatgaatattcccagcagaagcggaaccggttaaaaaccggtatgaaccgttatttttttgctccggagcagaaccggtaccggatcgtttatgatgtaaccggaacgaaaacctgaacgaaaaacgtttcggttcgacaccctgttttGAATGATCGAGGAGCAATTAAGCTTTCGTACCACAACTCCACTGAGCAGTAGCGATGTTTGCATCAAAATGAATTGTGTCTCTTGTTTTCAGCAAAGGTTTCAGATATATAGGCCCCAGAGTTTAATTTTCGTGTCCGAGTCTTGTTGTGAGGGGCACTAAAAACACTGCCTTCAATACCAAAGAGACTAAAGATTCGATGCTTCCCCTTACTCCTTTACTACGTCGTTAAGTGCCGTACCAGCGGTGCATGGCAAAGACGTGTGGGGCTCACCATCGCAAAGAAAAGTGACTGTGTATGCGGACTCGCCCCACATTTTCACTTCTCCAGCGCACCCGTTATATGTGCTGTGACTAGTGATGCATACGTAAGCGAAGCATGTAACACCACTCACGTTGTACGCCCTCTGTAGGTCATTGGGTGAAATCTTGACATTCGCCAAGGCACAGTATAATGTTGATCCAGCCCTGTACGGCACGACCTATAGAGAAAGTTGCGGGAAATGGGTGCCTTTCATTGAGGCCGTTAGAGGAGCTAAGCTATCACTCTCAACTACGCCACCAGGGGGTCTCATCACCCCTATGCGTGTGCGTACTTTATCTATTTCTTCGTCTTTAATGTCCACGTCGTTGTCCTCGTGATGGACGTTGGTCATGTTGCACAGCTCTGGAACTGCAGAAGGCGTGACGGTGATTTCAGCCTCGGGACTTTTGGCTCCTATGTGCACCAGTACGCAGTCCCTCAGTTTACTGTGGATATCCTGCGCCGTAGAGTTAACGTGACCCAACTTCACAGTTACACCACAGAGTAGTGGAGCATGGGGCGGTATTGCAAATATAACGTTGATTTCCCTTTCCTTAGGTTAGATCCACTTGGATGCCGGCAAGCAGTTGTCAACTACAGCCTAGTCTCGCAGACCAGtcagcagtggtcctgaggtaAATTCTGTGCTACTGCTTTTTAGCTGTAGAGACAACGCCTTGTCCTTCTCCCACGTACGCATGGGCAGATGTTTGGACGTGTCTTGTACTTGCACCCATAAACCCACAAAATCCGAAATCCTTCAACCGTAAACTTTCGGTGTATCTTATCCCActtatatgcaaatgagccaactCATTTCAAATGCGTCTCAGTAAGTCAAATGTAGACACCGAAATATGGTTCTTGGTTTAGGAGTGCTAGGTTCTTGTACGTGCCTTAACTGTTGAGGACTTCACTTGGCTGTGACGTCGCCTCATTTGCAAGCAGCTGCCCACATGTAGCACCTTATAAATTACATGTAGATCTTACTAAATCAGGAAAGGTTACCAGACTAACCTTGACGCCGTACACCCTTGCCGCACAGTCGATGAGGACTTCGGACACCTCTAGCATTCTCTCGCCTGTGCGAAGCACGGATACAGTTGATAACGTGCGGTCATGTAACGGGTTAATTCGTTCTGGGACTTTGAAACATAGTTAATACGGCGCGCAAGACAaagctgactttttttttttcatatgaaTCAGTGAACATCCTACACTTAGAGGTTTCTGTAAGACTCACTGCAAATTTGAATGAGGAGCTGCTGGATCTGGTTGCCTTGGGCACAGCCGCTTCCAAGTAGAGTCAACAGGACCAGCACGGAGACCCAAAATTTAGCCAGAGGCTAAATAAGCAAGGGAAATTATTATGTGAGAGGTCATCCATAAATATTGTCCATCTTCCCTTTATTTGCATAAGCATCTATCCTGATCTTTCGTTTGGCAAAATGTCGAGACAACCGGGTCATACTCGTGCTCACAGTATAGCCGTGCTGAATACAGTAGACGTGCGTCAATAGAACGAACTCTAGAAGGTTGCGATCATGTAACAAGATGCGCTATGAGCTGTTACCCTAATAATAAACGACGGACATTTGAAGCTGTTTCAGGGCAAAACGGGTCATAATAGGACACAGTAAAGCAGGGTAATTTTTTGAATTAGTCACGCTGAATGCTGTAGCGCAGCATGCCCTCAACTATACAGCTTGCTTACCACATGGTAAGACATGGCGGATGTCAACGTTTATGGTTCCAGAGAGTGGCTCAGTTCGGAGCGGTCATGTCTGTCAGCGTGTCATGTCACTGCTACCAGTGCCTCACGCTGTATCACGTGCACCACGTGGTACACACGTGACTACGCAAGCAAAGACACACACAAACTGCTTCTTCCTTCGACATCGTGATATTGTCGGATTTGAGCGGAAACAGCGAAACTGTGTCATGCAGCGGGCAAATGAGCGAAGAGTGCTCGACAAAGATACACATTGCATCGAACTACCGTACTTCTGGGAGGTGGTGGGGTCGAACCCcactaccggctgtgctgtctgaggttttccctgggattTTTCGCAGTCTTTCCTAATAGATGTCGGCACCCTTCCCCTGAAGTTGGCCGGGGACGCGGGCTGAACCAACCGCCTCCCGTTGCTTCCTCCTGttctctctccacctgtccacgtctgcacgcctctcatagccacagttgattcgcggtgCTAAGAAGGaataaaaataatttatttgaatgacgatgatgatgattagtgtgTTCCTTCGCACGTGGATAAAAACGAAGACCTCTTTGTATTTCCACAGTTGTTTAcccgtatatacagggtgcgtcacttaacgtgtcatttgacctttgtaaaaaaaaaaaaacggctcaacagaaaaatatggggtaagcgGCTACCCATTCAATTTGCCACCTACTAAAATTACTTTTGACGCCTTTTAATTGAAGTAAATTAAATTTCTCGAATTGAACTGGGAAATTCGcctagtcaatgtaacgtttttcttgctaaatCAGATAGACCGTGGTTGAATTAGCCAAACCCACCGCAAAATACGTTACGTAGTACGGCGGTTATGTCCAGAAAAGTCTCCCGAAGATTGAGGTTTAATTGCGCATTTGTCAGCGACGCACTAAATCGGCCGCAAAACAGCGGCGTGAGGAGGGCATATCACTCGCCACCTGACAGAGCGATAACAAGGGCGGTGACCTCCACGTGTAATATCCGTAGACAGCAGCAAACTACGTTGTCGCTACCCTTCCCTTATTTTTCAGCTGCTCTGTCTATCAGGTGGAGAGTGGTATACCTCATCACGGCGCTGTTTTGCGGCCGACTTAGTGCGTCGCTGAAATATGCGCAACTAAACCTCAATTTTCGGACGACTTTTCTGTACATAACCGCCGTACTACGTAACGTATTTTGCGGTGGGTTTGGCTAATTCAACCACGGTCCACCTGatttagcaagaaaaacgttacattgactaggcaaatttccgagttcaaataaaaaaataataatttatttcaattaaaagtcGGCAAAATCATTTTTAATAGGTGGCAAATTGAATGGCCGAAAGGCAGCcgcttaccccatatttttctgttgagccgttctttttttttacaaaggtcaaatgacacgttatacgtgacgcaccctgatGTACACTATACACAGCACGGAGTGTTATGTAGTCAGACACAGAGAAAATTAATTGAATGAACCTCGCATGTTGTTGTTCACTCCCGTTTTTGTTATCTCTTCATGCAGATGATGAAGTAAATTGAAATACACGAGGAGTGACGTCGCACTCTCTAAACGGAAGGAGTGGACCTTGACTGCCAATTAGGGAACGGCATTGGCAGTGACGAGGAAGCGACCAAATTGGACGCAAGGTCGAGCACTGCCTTCTGTCCAATGCGTAGATGTAACAATTAACAAAAAGTACGCGTTCCTCACTCCTGAAATAACGTCCGCTATCTTGCCCCCCTTTGTGTATACCTCTTGCAGCAGCACGCAGTTCTCCTTTCTGTCTGTCTGACTGACGTGGCCTGATGCTTACCGCTTATGCGACTTCCGTTGATCGGTGAACAGTGCGTGGATCGGAGTAGATAGAGGACAAAAATACGGATTCCTCGAAGGCACCGAAAAACAGCCCTCTTAAGAAACCAACTGTGTAACCCCACGGTTGAATCACGGCTTGACCTGCGCTGCCCAGGAATCCAACGATGATCCTGTTCGTAAAAACGTTCGCTCCATGTTTTGGGAAAAGTGTTAAAAAACGTCAGGAAACAATCACCTCACGCTGCATCGCGGAATCGCCACAGCACTACATCGCGCGTTCTGAACCGTTTCGCAGATCGGTAGACGTTTCACAATCTTGTTTTGATTCAGACCGCTACATTTCGTCTATAAGAAAAATATTTTCCGTTTGATTTCGATTCAGTAGGAGACAGGTCAACGGTTTACGAAGCCTCGGTACAGTACTGGACTAATGGACTGGACACGGCAGCGTATAGTCACTGCCTCTATGACGGCGACACCCTGGCGACGAACGGAAGCGGCACGTACACCTATTCATAGGAGTCGACCCGTTAAAGTCTCTGGGTGCTTTATTTATTATACCTTAATGGCGATGcgtgtgttctgtaaactttttgTCAGCGCCGTACGTGCGCAGTTCTGGTTTAGGTTCCTTGTGGACGTTGGCGCCTTCTAGGACCCTGCTCTCTGGTCCTCCTCTGGTTCACGTATGTAATATACCCTCCGAAAAGGGGTCGTCTATGACGAGCATCCCCCACAACCCCCAAAAATATTACAACATAATTAAAAACGATAAACCCCTAGTGCCAGGGAGACAAAAGGACTGGACCTTTTTAATATCACAACATATCTCAAAATAGCTGCCAAAAAGGTATAAAGAAAGTGCGGAAGGTCGGCAGCGATACGAGTGTCATTGCCTCCTGGTACGAAAATCCTGCGGAAATCTCTATCCATAACGGCTTCAATAACTCGGGGGTTTTACGCCGCGGAACAACTACAGCAATGAACGGCGGTTAATTCATGAATTAATTTTTCCTCACCTGAGGCGAAATACCTGCGCTCAGACCTCGACACGTGACACCGCGTCTTTAGCGTCACTTCCGGAAGACTAAGCAACTCGTGCAGCATGCCACCAATTCACTGACGTCATTGAAGCCGCAGTTTCGCGATCAATAAGCGGACAGGTTACCAACTACCGACGACGGCAGCAAAATACAAAGTGTATAAAAGCGACTTTTCTTTTACCATTGAGGAAGTCATTCAGCCTCCCATGGCACCATTATGATTCTGTTGACTACATGAGATGCTTATCGCACACACTGCCATAATTCATTTCCAtcgcgaaaaaagaaagaaaaactggaaaataaaaaaaaagatacacgCGCCTACCTGTGATCATCTGCGAGTCAGCGGGTTACTGTCCAGGAGACTTACTGGGCCAATACCAAAAGGAATATTAAACAGACAACGTGGATGACGTAGTCGTTGGCGGTTAGGAACTGGCGAGTTGCGCTGTTTCATATTCAAGGAGGAAGACACCTGTGCCGCTTCACGTCGTCTCTGGGCTCTATCCCTCTTGAAAGTGATTACGCAAACCCCAAGTAGAAAGAAAGACGAGCTCTGAAGACAAGGGACATATAGTGGCGTCATCTCGTTTTCCGACGGGTTTTTCGCATAACCTTGGAAGATGTACGCAGTGCAATCTAAATATAGTTACTTTTTAAAACAGTAGGCAATATGCGCCTGTATACTGTCCCAGACACCGTTCCACCTTGAGTGACTTTCAGGAGACCTTTCAGGAGACGAACGGGGTGAAGTCAGGGCTCGTTTCGCTAAGGTAAGTTTCGGTAGCTCGGATTCGGTAACGGATTGTGAGCAATATCTAGGTACGCATAAAGAGGACAAACGCAAGAGTGAGGTGTCGTCGTACCCCATCGATGGTGTCAGCACTGTGTACCTGTTCTGCGGCGCCAAAGGACAAAGCGAAGAGGGAAAGTTTTGGTTTACTGTTGAGCTACACGACTTAtccaatagcgagttttagtaaatGCCAAAATGCTTACGGTAGCGCttccgaaaacacgataagccgATCGCATCGTGTGTTTTGCTGCAAGGGATCTCTCACGCAGAGTCGTAGACTGCATTCCAATTGCAACCTCAAGaggggaatgttgttgttgttcacctGAAGCATTGGCACTCagtcaagtgtttgtttgtttgtgtgttcaaCTAAAACACTGTAGGATATCACTAGTCTGGTCTATAGTTTAGAAGGCTCTCCCTTTCTCGGGATatcaattattattatataacAGCGTGACATGAACATGAGTGCCGCTGTGGGCAAGGAAACGCATGCGCAGCCCTTCCCCCATTTCGACACCATTTGCGTCTCACTAACCGGAACATTCCACGGACACGTATTTCAAGCGGCCACATACCTCCTATCCCTTGTACCATTTGTTCTTAGTATTCGTCGGCAGTGTATACAGGCTTCACACGAGTATGTGGAACTGGCGGGGTTTCACTCTGGCAAGTCGAGTAAAGTGGGAGGAATAATGTCTTATAATATATATAGTCTTATAGTATGAGAGTAATCACTTCTACAGTGTGCCGTATTCGACAATGAATTATTAGACCAGTCCCTGTTAAGGAGATGCCGCTGTAGTACTTTTCCTCTGACGTAAAGAGAGGTCACCGTTCTGTCGTCTTGGTATGCCGAGCAAGGTATTACAACAATTTTCCACGTCGGTATTGCGTGTGGGCCTAGCGGGGGCCGGGGGATCCCTACGTTGCGACATAGAGCGGAATTATTTGTAGAATCAGCGACGGGCAGAGTCATGAAGTAGAAGTGCTTGCAGCTATACTGGAGTGACTCGTAAATTCTTATACCTTCGAGATGATGTGGTAGTACGCCTTTACGATAGAAATAGCACATGTAATCAATGCTGGAAATGAAGTCCATTATGTTCAATTGAATgacggcagttgaagaaaaggcagcagcagtgAGATGCGACCCCATACCCCCTAATTGCCGGCCAGAGATGCGGGTGTGGGTTGTGGGGTGCAGGATGTGGAGTTGGAACCCCACTGCTTGCCTTTTCTTTGCCATCATAACTGTCATATAACTGCCATATATGGCCATATGCCAtataactgccattattcaattcaggtatgcaactgggcgttgtgaggcttgtgttgtgtttgtccttttatatttaattgcttATTCCACTACCTCACCCAGCACCGTTCCATGCAACGTTCCATCATCATAGTAGTAGAGGAGGCAACTGAACATAGAAGGAAAAACGAAGCACAATTCCATTATATGCTATTATGTTCGTTGGTTTGTAGTCAACGCCGAGACAAACTTTGAACCCCGCCGCCTTGATACCACTTGGGTTTGGTTTTACAGCGACAAAGGACTCCAGTACCACAGCTTCCACCTTACCTTGGTTGAGGAATAATCTGCCAAGAAGGAAGTGAGCCATGGACCGGAAATGGTGGTAATCATATAGGTCGCGGAGTCTGGACTATATGCTGGGTGAGGTATTATCCTGATACCGTTGTAGTGCGCACCATCGTTACCGACGACGTGTGCGGGACGAATTATGCGAGCACGTAGAGACAACCATCGCACGCAGTAAATCAGTCTACTGCTCTTCGCAGTGTTACCACCCTCCTAACCAGCCACCAACTACTTTGACCGTCGTTACCAGCAGATCCTGTCCGCCAAAGATCTGGGGGGACAGGCGGCCTTCGCAATTTCTGCGACACATTAAAAATCTTCTTGGTGACAGGAGGGCCACTTTCGCTGAAACGCTCCTCAAGGAGTTGTTGAGCTAGAACAGTGTTTGTCTTCTCCCCTGTCAGTCCTCGTTCG
It encodes the following:
- the LOC135401082 gene encoding uncharacterized protein LOC135401082 isoform X2; its protein translation is MSYHVPLAKFWVSVLVLLTLLGSGCAQGNQIQQLLIQICSERMLEVSEVLIDCAARVYGVKDIHSKLRDCVLVHIGAKSPEAEITVTPSAVPELCNMTNVHHEDNDVDIKDEEIDKVVPYRAGSTLYCALANVKISPNDLQRAYNACQKHFQRIVGETHGHED
- the LOC135401082 gene encoding uncharacterized protein LOC135401082 isoform X1, producing MSYHVPLAKFWVSVLVLLTLLGSGCAQGNQIQQLLIQICSERMLEVSEVLIDCAARVYGVKDIHSKLRDCVLVHIGAKSPEAEITVTPSAVPELCNMTNVHHEDNDVDIKDEEIDKVVPYRAGSTLYCALANVKISPNDLQRAYNCRTGGIGEFILSTHCSKIQGHAEDWELVGSNPATGCRHSTPRGLPRTHPSCISLSTRPPLYAAQSLSFTGIKHFV